The nucleotide sequence cattcccttaggtgggaaatgtggttttctccaattgaggatttgactagcatatcatcaatatagacctccatggttttcccgagctggccagcgaacattttattcactagcctttgataggtagctcctgcattttttaaaccgaatggcatgaccttatagcaataggtccctcgttcagttatgaatgcggttttctcttgatcgtcgggatccatcatgatttgattgtaccctgaaaaggcatccatgaaggacaggagctggtggccagcagtggcctcgaccaaacgatcgatgtgaggtaacgggaagctgtctttgggacaagctttatttaggtcggtgaaatctacgcagattctccatttcccgttcttcttttttacaactactggattagctagccagtctgggtaatgtacctcacgaatggacccagctttcgtaagtcggtcaacctcgtcgttaacagcttgagccttttctaggcctagcttgcgacgcttttgtttgatcggtttgaaagtggggtctacattaagcttgtgagtagtgacgtcggcgtttatacccttcatgtcactggtggtccatgcaaaggttccgacgttgctttttagaaagtcgatgagctccttcttagtctcgagaggtagctcggatccgatactcacttgcttttcaggatttgagtcgtcgatactaacttgctcggtgaggttcttagggggacctcgaatattctgttgtatctcacgaccctcctggatctgtaattgctattggggtgattctttgagaatttcgaatcctcccaggtaacagatcctggagatcttttggttaccatgcacggtagatatcccttcaggtgtcgggaatttcacacattggtgataagttgaagctactgctttcatcttatggatccaaggtcttcctaggatcgcgtgaaacggggaaggtctgtcgatgactacgaaattcatcattttcatgattccgccagctataattgggagcttaatagttcccaatgaggtagttgtttctccggaaaagcctatGAGGCTAGCTTTCTGGTCGATGATTTCGTACTCATCTATTTCCATCCCCTTTAGGgcgttatagaaaatgaggtcgacggaGCTCCCGGTGTCTACCATGAGCTTGGGTACTTCGTACCCTGCGATGTTCAAGGTGACGGGGCAtcgtcgtgaggtctgtcaaggtttgacgtCTCACTTTCCCAAAGGAGATCTTAGTGTTCgactcggggttaggaggcttggattgagtgttagacacagccttccgtacatgagttttaatagaattaacggaGTCTTGACACATATCGGATCCTCCGAGGATGTAGTCTACCCTTGAGctggggctcgattgaggtagCGGTTTGCTCAGGAGGGCCTCAActtgtaggctttttccttgggggagctTCCCGAGGaccatgtcgactcttttcttagGAGCTGGGGGTGGTGAATCGGTCTCTTTTTCAGGAGGCCTTTCTCATTTCGGTgaggtatctctgggacctcttttctggtaGGGCTGTGGTTTCTTGAGGTCCaagccctttatttctccggcagCAAATTTaactgccagttgtcgttggaggtcccaacattcctcggtgTGTGCCCTTTCCGATCATggtaagagcaatgtttgttctcATCATGTCCTTTTGACCAAGGGGTTTtatttgctgcggcgacaggttttccttccttatcttcctcgattgcataggagTGTTCCCCCTGGGTCTGATTATTTCGAGagttcccctttttatgaggtcctctTGCTTCCGAGGTTTCGTTTTTCGAATGACTCTGGGATTTTTTGTGGAGTTTATTCAGTGCAGCTGTTTCCTCTTCCAGGTTAACATATCTggaggctctatgaagagcatcgtcgatagttgggggaggattgagcgttagctccgaccaaagttctgatttataccagagacctctCCTGAGAGCCTCGATGGCAACTAGATCAttgggattcgagagcttagttctcacTGCTCTGAATTTTTCGATGTAGGCTCGTAGCGAGTCTCCCACTCCTTGTTTAattttccagaggtcagcctcggatgcttgCTTTTAGGATGTGagtcgagtattgcttcatgaaggcattacttaactggtcgaaactgtctatcgaatttggttcaagaccagagaaccattcgagggctgttccgactaaggttttcggcgaatgtcctgcagtaacctgcatCGCATTCTTCTTTCGTGAAGTGAGCCTTCACGATAGCTAGCCGGAAGGCTCTTAGGTAGGCCTTCGGGTCCGAGGTCCCGTTGTATTCGGGGATCttaatttttcgggtatctcttacgtaagagctggcaattctgtcagtgaatggagttccacaggTATCCtcaatcaagctctcgatttcgggagctgagctcgttgccttgtggacttgagcacccagtttttggagagctgcgtgagtccgctccatatatctacgaatagcctcaggtccctctagaggaaggacagtcgggtcatcgtaggtacctgacgaacatgtacctggcgaacaggtccctgatggaatcgtgttcgatcatttttccaagtgctcggtgggctgatttgctcactggctattgggttattttgacgagttaggttagtggggcgagctgtaggatcagcatccgtcctttgatgttcgcccggattcgtgtttaggtttctggccCGAAACATCGGAGCTGACATTCTGCCCCCGGACGGGTtggatactccttctcctgacctaagaataggtggtggaggaggtaagcgagcgctctgaccagtaacctgatcgggaatagagctagtcgatgctatgttgcttcccatagcactggtgaggggtggactgaacacgggagctgtcctaGCATGAGGCGTTTGGAAAGCTGGTCCATGTTCTCCCGAtccagtgttatcaagggaaaagtcgagacgtcctcgagggaacgaggggtcagttattcgatctcggaaggtcactcccgagccctgacgttgcggtggttgggttgttgcggttagagatctagtgacctcttcgaatcgttgctgccgagcggctagctgttgcattgtacgctcaccttcttgagctttttctaccagctgcatcatcatgcgacggatctcagagagctgagcctccgtctggttcggagcaggttggtgctgaggggtaacgagggctgggagccctggatcgatcccactagaggttctcgtgttggctgctccagcactgttcatcgagatactgttcatcgagatactgttcatcgagatactgttcttccagtactgttcatccgagtactgttcatcgggatactgttcatcgagatactgttcatcgagatactgttcaccgagatactgttcatcgagatactgttcttccagtactgttcatccgagtactgttcatcaagtactgttcatccgagtactgttcatcgggatactgttcatcggttagatgaatttgttgtctgatcgactggattcatccttaagttggagtaagggattcgattgtttcttccccacagacggcgccaattgtgagggattaaactcacctcctgattttaggtcaggttatagtttaggaaaggattagggaaagataatcgtgggctgaatcccgtaagaacttaaaagatgaatgaatgattttattgatgatttttgggtaaagaatatgtttacaaagatgtttataacgtttacaaagaaagaattAATTGATTGAGAGCTTGTGTGTGAATTGGGTTACGATCCCCTTTTCTTGATTGACttcctctttaaatagcctcaggctccgtcggttgctaccaacaggttcccgagatcctctccgtgatttgagggatttgtaacagcttccctttgaccgggtcctgcgcctatttatttgtccacgagctacctctttgaccgggtcctgcgcctgtttacttgtcaacgagctgcctcttttccttgacctctctgatgaacatctccagctcacagcctccggatctgacttagctgtttttgaagattgaattcatgatgggcctttcgcggtccgttatcatttcttattgtctatcactagctagggggtcatatttgggcccaacaaaCACTGCCTAATAGAAGGAGAGGCACACAAGAAATTGTTGCATCTGTTTTGGCCCAAGATTATCCCGGCAGTTTTGACACACCACGTCCCAAAGCTTTGATGGACTTGGTTCATCGCAGGGTTGTTGTGCAAGTGTCATATACAACAGCATATAGAAGAAAAAGACTAGCTGCTAATAAAGTGCGCGGAACTCCTGAAGAGAGTTATTctttattatattgttatatGCACGTGCTGGAGCAGGTGAATCCTGACACAATAACTCGTGTGGTTGTGGATGAGGGCAAAAAATTTAAGTATCTGTTTTGGGCTTTGGGAGCTAGCATAGAAGGATTCCGCGCGATGAGAAAAGTTCTCGTTGTGGATGCAACACACCTGAAGACTGTTTATGGTGGAGTGTTATTTATTGCAACTGCTCAAGATCCCAATCATCACCACTACCCAATTGCGTTTGGTGTTGCAGATGGTGAGAAATATGAGAGTTGCCTATGGTTTATGGAACAGTTGAAATCTCTAATCCACTGATGTCCCTGGATTGGTGTTTCTTTCGGACAGAAACAAAGGGTTGATCAAGGCAGTGCGTCTAGTGTTCCCTCAGGCGGCTCATGAGTATTGTATATGGCATTTGTCTCAGAATGTTAAAGGCTACGTCCGTAACAGCAAAGACACGTGTGCATTTAAGTTT is from Raphanus sativus cultivar WK10039 unplaced genomic scaffold, ASM80110v3 Scaffold2509, whole genome shotgun sequence and encodes:
- the LOC130505695 gene encoding uncharacterized protein LOC130505695, translated to MRSTELPVSTMSLGTSYPAMFKVTGHRREVNPDTITRVVVDEGKKFKYLFWALGASIEGFRAMRKVLVVDATHLKTVYGGVLFIATAQDPNHHHYPIAFGVADGEKYESCLWFMEQNKGLIKAVRLVFPQAAHEYCIWHLSQNVKGYVRNSKDTCAFKFMECAHAYTEAEFLALYDTFCMRYPSAAEYLKKSCEQKKWARCYFEGVRYNVDTTNSAESFNGVIKDARKLTLLPMFDFIIGKIAEWFNKHRKEAAEQPPALKLVPIVEEEMSKRCIDAGVLTVDELNSFHLEYSVHELSLVESGKRSSWPVF